A genomic segment from Nicotiana sylvestris chromosome 1, ASM39365v2, whole genome shotgun sequence encodes:
- the LOC138877305 gene encoding uncharacterized protein yields MASKVLSYGFYWHTLYKDAGELMKRCDECQRAGGISKKDEMPLTTILEVDIFDVCDIDFMGPFVEVVALLNNEARSVVAFLKKNIFTQFGTPRAIISDEGSHFCNKAFDTLLARTDWSKKLDDTLWAYKTAYKTPIANLRVEQLNELDEFQFHAYSSSLLYKDKMKYLHDKYICSKEFKEGDLVLLFNSRLRLFPRKLKSKWSGPFEVVLVTPFGALDLKNKNGEIFRVGGHRVKHHLGKFDDSYVVAMIHLK; encoded by the exons ATGGCTTCAAAGGTGCTTAGCTATGGATTTTATTGGCATACATTGTACAAGGATGCGGGTGAGCTtatgaagagatgtgatgagtgtcagagagctggtggaatctcaaagaaggatgaaatgcctctcaccactattctagAGGTTGACATATTTGACGTGTGTGacattgacttcatgggacctttT GTTGAGGTCGTGGCTTTACTCAACAACGAGGCCCGGAGTGTGGTGGCTTTTCTCAAGAAGAATATTTTTACTCAGTTTGGTACTCCTAGAGcaatcatcagtgatgagggttctcatttctgcaataaggcatttgacactttgcttgcaag gactgactggtcAAAGAAACTAGATGATACTTTGTGGGCTTAcaagactgcttacaagactccaattg caaatctccgggtagagcaactcaatgagcttgatgagttccaATTTCATGCCTATTCCAGTTCActcttgtataaggacaagatgaagtacttacatgacaagtaTATCTGTAGCAAGGAATTCAAGGAAGGTgacttggttctcttattcaattctcggttacgacTGTTTCCGAGAAaactcaagtcaaaatggagtggacctttcgAGGTGGTGCTTGTaactccatttggtgctcttgatttgaaaaacaaaaatggtgaaatcttcAGAGTTGGTGGGCACAGAGTGAAACATCatcttggcaagtttgatgacagctacgtggtggcaatgatccatctcaAATGA